A single region of the Fimbriimonadaceae bacterium genome encodes:
- a CDS encoding GNAT family N-acetyltransferase: MHSDIGISVRQVGDHEARLVYELKKAAFKEYIEQVWGWDEEEQWKLHLRRFAEQDFFLVSRASADVGYYSTTIECSCIKLHQMFIHPDCQSQGIGAWVIERLMKQAQESSAPIRLSVLKVNPRAKEFYLRAGFEPCGESETHDLLEWSLPVDNSP, translated from the coding sequence ATGCATAGCGACATCGGTATTTCTGTGCGACAGGTCGGTGACCACGAGGCCAGACTCGTCTACGAGTTGAAAAAGGCAGCGTTCAAGGAATACATCGAGCAAGTCTGGGGTTGGGACGAAGAGGAGCAGTGGAAGCTTCATCTGCGCCGGTTTGCGGAGCAGGACTTCTTTCTCGTTTCGAGGGCCTCTGCCGACGTCGGCTACTACTCAACGACCATCGAATGCTCCTGTATCAAGCTTCATCAGATGTTTATTCATCCCGATTGCCAATCGCAGGGCATAGGAGCTTGGGTTATCGAAAGACTGATGAAACAAGCTCAAGAGTCGAGCGCCCCGATTCGACTCAGTGTGTTAAAGGTCAACCCGCGCGCCAAGGAGTTTTATCTCCGAGCGGGATTCGAGCCTTGTGGCGAATCTGAAACTCACGACCTCTTGGAATGGAGCCTCCCTGTGGACAACTCTCCCTGA